A stretch of the Argentina anserina chromosome 6, drPotAnse1.1, whole genome shotgun sequence genome encodes the following:
- the LOC126797933 gene encoding WRKY transcription factor 1 — MVSPGEDVTDEVATDKVPKKKNVDTESCVTPHQTPTNGVCPLKSDEKGSAPSEVHNEALQVLYGGITALESIQEGSVSSLTSEKALLTPETRALVLQPGHEGSTSVRVRVKPLDDGYNWRKYGQKLVRGNIYVRSYYRCTHPKCDVKRQVERAHNGQITDTVYFGQHEHPKPQLSVPIAVGFAVSVGEDKAEQLLLTSGEDKPLEAHGNTSNSTEPVEPLQHSNAAENEAVQGVLSLSNRTRDGDPDPKRQKKEKHNGNYVLINKPTRQPRVVVQTMSEVDIVNDGYRWRKYGQKLVKGNPNPRSYYRCSHPGCPVKKHVERAFNDSKVVMATYEGQHDHDVPPSRIVTPNTAASNVLPAAQINDPGTKVEEYAARHVTGTCACPQCEVKPIEQPGLEPRTKSPRIDAAASSTVADSDLGTERKSNEQLIGKECVREEGDPPDTIGCRANKLQNGEAGSIPSEQEKQKPKAQPVQG, encoded by the exons ATGGTTTCGCCAGGGGAGGATGTAACGGATGAAGTTGCAACTGATAAAGTACCGAAGAAAAAGAATGTTGATACTGAAAGCTGTGTGACACCACATCAAACACCAACTAATGGGGTCTGTCCGTTGAAGTCAGATGAGAAAGGAAGTGCTCCATCTGAAGTACATAATGAAGCATTGCAGGTGCTTTATGGGGGTATTACTGCATTGGAATCAATTCAAGAAGGAAGTGTTTCCTCATTAACATCTGAGAAAGCATTGCTGACACCTGAGACTCGTGCTCTTGTCTTGCAACCTGGTCATGAAGGAAGCACTTCAGTTAGAGTGCGTGTGAAACCATTAGATGATGGTTATAACTGGAGGAAATATGGCCAGAAACTTGTTAGgggaaatatatatgtacgAAGTTACTACAGATGTACCCATCCTAAATGTGACGTGAAGAGGCAAGTTGAACGCGCCCATAATGGGCAGATAACAGATACCGTTTACTTTGGCCAGCATGAACATCCTAAACCTCAACTGAGTGTCCCTATAGCTGTTGGTTTTGCTGTGTCTGTTGGTGAAGATAAAGCAGAGCAGCTGTTGTTAACCAGTGGTGAAG ATAAACCGTTGGAGGCGCATGGCAACACATCTAACAGCACGGAGCCAGTAGAACCCCTTCAGCATTCAAATGCTGCAGAGAATGAAGCTGTGCAGGGTGTTCTCTCTCTATCTAATAGAACAAGAGATGGTGATCCAGACCCAAAAAGACA gaagaaggaaaaacataATGGAAACTACGTTCTGATAAATAAGCCAACTCGTCAACCGCGTGTTGTTGTTCAGACTATGAGTGAGGTTGATATTGTCAATGATGGGTACAGATGGCGCAAATATGGGCAAAAATTAGTAAAAGGAAATCCAAATCCCAG GAGTTACTACAGATGCTCACATCCTGGATGTCCTGTTAAGAAACATGTCGAGAGGGCATTTAATGATTCAAAAGTGGTCATGGCCACATATGAGGGGCAACATGACCATGATGTGCCCCCCTCAAGGATTGTCACACCTAATACTGCAGCATCAAATGTGTTGCCAGCAGCCCAGATTAATGACCCTGGAACCAAAGTAGAAGAGTATGCTGCCAGACATGTTACTGGGACATGTGCTTGCCCACAATGTGAAGTTAAACCAATCGAGCAACCTGGTCTCGAGCCAAGAACTAAATCACCAAGGATAGATGCTGCTGCCTCTAGTACGGTTGCTGATTCTGATTTGGGTActgaaagaaaatcaaatgaacAATTGATTGGTAAAGAGTGTGTCCGAGAAGAAGGTGACCCCCCTGATACTATTGGTTGCAGAGCAAATAAACTGCAGAATGGCGAGGCAGGGAGTATTCCATCAGAGCAAGAAAAGCAAAAGCCAAAAGCGCAACCTGTTCAAGGTTAA
- the LOC126797279 gene encoding uncharacterized protein LOC126797279, with translation MENSKEQASWNENLVEVFVDLCIKEKTKEYARFRKKGISPELDQLFLGTTATGKHAWAPSSTLPIPDSPKEGDNDNYHEGSGDSNERDVSTNTFPKRKRSERSLKYKEKLPAKKEKVGGAVQLAKEIGRMCSAIESRSTASSTVHNVRTSIVEVMKDVTTLPGAE, from the exons ATGGAAAATTCCAAAGAACAAGCTAGTTGGAATGAGAATTTAGTTGAAGTTTTTGTTGACTTGTGTATCAAGGAG AAAACAAAGGAATATGCAAGGTTTAGAAAAAAAGGAATATCACCCGAGTTGGATCAGCTGTTCTTAGGTACTACAGCCACTGGAAAGCATGCATGGGCACCATCTTCTACACTTCCTATCCCAGATAGTCCAAAGGAAGGTGATAATGATAACTACCATGAAGGTAGTGGTGACTCTAATGAGAGAGATGTATCCACCAACACTTTTCCTAAGAGGAAAAGAAGTGAGAGATCTTTGAAATATAAGGAAAAACTTCCTGCAAAGAAGGAGAAGGTTGGGGGTGCTGTTCAGTTGGCCAAAGAAATTGGCAGAATGTGTTCGGCAATTGAAAGTAGAAGTACTGCATCTTCAACGGTGCATAATGTCCGCACTAGTATTGTTGAAGTGATGAAAGATGTAACTACATTGCCTGGAGCTGAGTAG
- the LOC126798650 gene encoding uncharacterized protein LOC126798650, which produces MLGTPGRSPRHLSSPTPSAISDYSTSSAAVATTPRNPSGGAYPKVLDEDTYVAVLEKIIERDFFPDLTKLRDRLDWLEAIKTRDPIRIRDAQLQIIERRGHKATRTTPNPSAAKTPGSTFLRSCTPLDDFDNKTPIAPAAVPTAAGVGSGGDGIEESLSLDQFVRRYTSEDNESFTKILEKENRKRKERYDYLLEGENSDKAAAIEDAKRNRITDGYGTSDQPMSTLEGWKFTAKNLLMYHPADRGEAPLTLEERAVRMKSLEKEISRTNTRFHGKMMDRPREEGSFEVLYAPVAGGTPVIMDRDGDKLKKYDLDDLRKTPPNRFYVESEKKADNGYTFVKTPSPAPGVDESPFITWGEIEGTPLRLEQEDTPLDIGGSGGPHFRIPCPGSREEKAYSLSRVAARKLREREKLFPKPPLPSPSRAGSASPSVRTLSPAAQKFVRNAIAKSSSTVDETLRASYRGSSPGLATPKGGRSVSRFSTMKSRSPSAREGSPW; this is translated from the coding sequence ATGCTCGGAACTCCGGGTCGCTCCCCCCGCCACCTCTCCTCCCCTACCCCCTCTGCAATTTCCGATTACTCcacctcctccgccgccgtcGCCACCACCCCCAGAAACCCTAGCGGCGGCGCCTACCCGAAGGTCCTCGACGAAGACACTTACGTCGCCGTCCTCGAGAAAATCATCGAGCGCGACTTCTTCCCCGACCTCACGAAGCTCCGCGACCGCCTCGACTGGCTGGAGGCCATCAAGACCCGCGACCCGATCCGGATCCGAGATGCCCAGCTCCAGATCATCGAGCGACGCGGCCACAAGGCGACCCGCACCACTCCAAACCCTAGCGCCGCCAAAACCCCCGGCTCCACTTTCCTCCGCAGCTGCACGCCCCTCGATGACTTCGACAACAAAACCCCCATAGCCCCCGCCGCGGTCCCCACCGCCGCCGGAGTTGGCTCCGGCGGAGACGGGATTGAGGAGTCGCTGAGTTTGGACCAGTTTGTGAGGAGGTATACGAGTGAGGACAATGAGAGCTTCACGAAGATTCTGGAGAAGGAGAATAGGAAGAGGAAGGAGAGGTATGATTATCTCTTGGAGGGCGAAAACTCCGATAAGGCGGCGGCGATTGAGGATGCGAAGAGGAATAGGATAACAGATGGATATGGAACTTCGGATCAGCCGATGAGTACATTGGAAGGGTGGAAGTTTACGGCCAAGAATCTGTTAATGTACCACCCTGCCGACCGCGGTGAGGCGCCGCTGACGCTGGAGGAGCGGGCGGTGAGGATGAAGAGCTTGGAGAAGGAGATTAGCCGCACCAATACGAGGTTTCATGGCAAGATGATGGATAGGCCGAGAGAGGAAGGGAGCTTTGAGGTGCTGTATGCTCCTGTGGCTGGGGGGACGCCCGTGATTATGGATAGAGACGGGGATAAGCTTAAGAAGTATGATTTGGATGATTTGAGGAAGACGCCGCCCAATCGCTTTTATGTGGAGTCGGAGAAGAAGGCAGACAATGGGTATACCTTTGTGAAGACGCCGTCCCCTGCACCGGGGGTTGATGAGTCACCGTTTATAACGTGGGGTGAGATTGAAGGGACGCCGCTGAGGTTGGAGCAGGAGGACACTCCTCTTGATATTGGTGGGAGTGGAGGACCACATTTTAGGATTCCATGCCCGGGTTCGAGAGAGGAGAAGGCTTACTCACTGTCGAGAGTAGCTGCAAGGAAATTGAGGGAGAGGGAAAAATTGTTTCCGAAGCCGCCTTTGCCATCGCCTTCCAGAGCTGGTAGCGCCAGTCCAAGTGTGAGGACGCTCTCTCCTGCTGCGCAGAAGTTTGTAAGGAATGCAATTGCCAAGTCTTCGTCGACTGTTGATGAAACTCTTAGAGCCAGTTATCGAGGTTCAAGTCCTGGTCTGGCTACTCCTAAAGGTGGAAGGAGTGTGTCAAGGTTTAGTACTATGAAATCCAGATCACCTTCTGCAAGGGAGGGCTCACCTTGGTAA
- the LOC126799516 gene encoding probable serine/threonine-protein kinase WNK11 → MAVKDTSTFDPESEPFVEVDPTGRFGRYDVLLGQGAVKKVYRAFDQHQGTEVAWNKVRLRNFCDNPMLLNHLYAEVKLLQELENKYIIECYSVWKDVERHALNFITEVCNSGNLRDYRKKHRRVNIKALKKWSKQVLEGLEYLHTHEPCIIHRDLNCSNIFVNGNNGQVKLGDLGFAAILGRSHKAHTVLGTPEFMAPELYEEDYNEMVDIYSFGMCLLEMVTMEIPYSECDSVVKIYRKVTAGLRPDSLSKVADPEVKAFIEKALGQPRARPTASELLRDPFFLEVIAEEPDPSS, encoded by the exons ATGGCAGTTAAGGATACTAGTACATTTGATCCAGAATCCGAGCCCTTTGTGGAGGTTGATCCAACAGGGCGGTTCGGGAGGTATGATGTTCTGCTTGGCCAGGGTGCTGTCAAGAAGGTCTACAGGGCGTTTGATCAGCACCAAGGTACCGAGGTTGCATGGAACAAGGTGCGGTTGAGGAACTTCTGCGACAATCCAATGCTGTTGAATCACCTCTACGCCGAGGTTAAGTTGCTGCAGGAACTGGAGAATAAGTACATTATTGAGTGTTACAGTGTTTGGAAAGATGTGGAGCGTCACGCTTTGAATTTTATAACCGAGGTGTGTAATTCCGGGAATTTGAGGGATTACAGGAAGAAGCATCGGCGTGTGAATATTAAGGCGTTGAAGAAGTGGTCTAAGCAGGTGCTTGAGGGATTGGAGTACCTGCATACTCATGAGCCGTGCATTATTCATAGGGATCTCAATTGCAGCAACATCTTCGTCAATGGGAATAATGGACAG GTGAAGCTCGGTGATCTGGGATTTGCAGCAATACTGGGGAGGAGCCACAAAGCACATACTGTTCTAGGGACACCTGAGTTTATGGCACCTGAGCTCTATGAGGAGGATTACAATGAGATGGTGGACATATACTCGTTCGGGATGTGCTTGCTGGAGATGGTAACGATGGAGATACCATATAGTGAATGTGACTCCGTTGTCAAGATATACAGGAAGGTCACAGCTGGTTTAAGGCCTGACTCCCTATCCAAGGTGGCTGATCCAGAGGTGAAGGCATTTATTGAGAAAGCCTTAGGCCAGCCGAGGGCAAGACCTACAGCCTCTGAGCTACTGAGAGACCCCTTCTTCCTTGAAGTTATTGCTGAAGAGCCTGATCCGAGCTCCTGA
- the LOC126799962 gene encoding BTB/POZ domain-containing protein At5g48130, which produces MEVASPLKDSSSLSSSPFSSPNVGALLKIKIISWTQETGLPVSVTVRVGGKTFNLHKYPIFSKSGYFKKRLNESAEVDLPLDFPGGPETFEMIALFIYGSSTLIDPFNVVALRCAAEFLEMTEEYFSGNLCQRFDLYLNQVVMQSWNDTLIVLQKCQTLLPWSEDLLIVSRCIECLAFMACMEILDPERRRDTPVLTLDTLSTRNWNCEMGKEIMSQDLWIKDLIALPFGFFKRIIGSLRRQGMKEKYLSPVIVFYANKWVLSKKAIQLWENSGHKIGDDHNVSVILQGVLDLLPKGEKASRAIPVGFYFATLSKSLEVGLRDDSKAKLQEQIVNQLHFAQLEDFIFPESGTESVSSSMELATMESIISTYVSANLDKDHSLSAGNSIVAELWDAYLTHIATDPNMQPIRFMELIERLPISYRHCHDKIYRAMNTFLQAHPTVCQEEKWAVCKYLNCQKLSQEACIEAVQNELMPLRLIVQALFVQQLSTHQAFKECSDSFRYVHCGEFSGSLSNSRCPNSKSQNLGDCPSPYTDGAEPASSRPLSILLQKDLVNQRPDLSRKEYESTSFRIQNLEQELMSLKRSLQWQSISKKKELVSATVPSIKPYSKESRSMSKKGNPLGHATGCIGSMNFASQRRYASRLLKVFRRISLFGSRKQKRKPGSRAAEYLSE; this is translated from the exons ATGGAAGTTGCAAGCCCACTAAAGGATAGTTCTTCTCTATCATCAAGtcctttttcttctccaaATGTTGGAGCCTTGCTCAAGATCAAGATCATTTCATG GACTCAAGAGACTGGTTTGCCTGTTTCTGTTACTGTCCGAGTTGGCGGCAAGACCTTTAACCTTCACAAG tACCCAATATTTTCAAAAAGTGGCTATTTTAAGAAAAGGCTGAATGAATCAGCTGAGGTTGATCTACCACTAGACTTCCCAGGAGGTCCAGAGACTTTTGAGATGATTGCATTATTCATCTATGGCTCCTCCACATTGATTGACCCTTTCAATGTTGTAGCCTTGAGATGTGCAGCTGAATTTCTTGAAATGACAGAAGAATATTTTTCTGGGAACCTCTGCCAGCGCTTTGATCTCTACTTAAACCAAGTGGTCATGCAGAGTTGGAATGACACCCTAATAGTACTTCAAAAGTGCCAAACTTTGCTTCCATGGTCTGAAGACTTGCTAATCGTGAGTCGCTGCATTGAGTGCCTAGCATTCATGGCTTGTATGGAGATTCTTGATCCGGAGAGAAGGCGTGACACACCAGTACTCACATTGGATACTTTGAGCACCCGAAATTGGAACTGTGAAATGGGGAAGGAGATTATGAGTCAGGACCTCTGGATCAAGGATCTCATTGCTCTACCATTTGGGTTCTTTAAGAGGATAATAGGGTCCTTGAGAAGACAAGGTATGAAAGAGAAGTATTTGAGTCCCGTTATTGTTTTCTATGCTAATAAATGGGTACTTTCAAAGAAGGCGATCCAATTGTGGGAGAACTCTGGTCACAAGATTGGGGATGATCATAATGTTTCAGTCATCCTTCAAGGTGTTCTTGATTTGCTTCCCAAGGGGGAGAAGGCTAGCCGAGCAATCCCCGTTGGGTTTTACTTTGCAACTCTCTCGAAATCCCTTGAAGTAGGTTTGAGAGATGATAGCAAGGCAAAGTTGCAAGAGCAGATTGTAAATCAACTGCACTTTGCCCAACTAGAAGACTTTATCTTCCCGGAAAGTGGAACTGAGTCAGTATCATCTAGCATGGAGCTGGCTACGATGGAGAGCATAATTTCGACATATGTGTCAGCTAACTTGGACAAGGATCATAGCCTTTCAGCAGGGAATTCTATTGTTGCAGAATTGTGGGATGCATATCTTACTCACATAGCTACTGATCCCAACATGCAGCCTATAAGATTCATGGAACTCATTGAAAGATTACCAATATCATACAGACACTGTCATGACAAAATCTACAGGGCAATGAACACCTTCTTGCAG GCACACCCAACTGTCTGCCAAGAAGAGAAGTGGGCAGTGTGCAAGTACCTTAACTGCCAAAAACTGTCACAAGAGGCATGCATTGAAGCTGTTCAAAATGAGTTGATGCCACTGCGTTTGATTGTTCAAGCACTTTTTGTGCAGCAACTCAGCACACACCAAGCTTTCAAAGAATGCTCAGATTCGTTCCGATATGTACACTGTGGAGAGTTTTCTGGGAGTCTCTCAAACTCAAGGTGCCCAAATTCTAAAAGTCAGAATCTAGGGGATTGTCCTAGTCCATATACAGATGGAGCAGAGCCAGCTAGCAGCAGACCCTTGAGCATTTTGCTACAAAAGGACCTGGTCAATCAGAGACCTGACCTATCGAGGAAAGAATACGAGTCAACAAGCTTCAGAATTCAGAATCTTGAGCAAGAGCTCATGTCACTGAAGCGAAGCCTTCAATGGCAGAgcatttcaaagaaaaaagagctGGTTTCAGCCACAGTACCAAGCATAAAACCATATAGTAAGGAAAGCAGATCGATGAGCAAAAAGGGCAACCCACTTGGACATGCAACAGGTTGCATTGGCTCCATGAATTTCGCTTCTCAAAGAAGGTATGCAAGTCGACTGCTGAAGGTCTTTCGCAGAATTTCTTTGTTCGGAAGCAGAAAACAGAAGAGAAAGCCAGGTTCTAGAGCAGCAGAATACCTATCAGAATAA
- the LOC126799611 gene encoding thymidine kinase, whose translation MASFKPSIPLNTDSSPSRRPSGEVHVIMGPMFAGKTTALLRRIKSEGASGRNVAMIKSSKDNRYAIDSVVTHDGAKFPCWALPDLSSFRHRFGGDAYEKLDVVGIDEAQFFDDLYDFCCTAADHDGKTVIVAGLDGDYLRRSFGSVLDVVPLADTVTKLTARCEMCGKRAFFTLRKTEATETELIGGADVYMPVCRQHYVNGQVLIKAARSVVESHKSKSGTISEIAQVI comes from the exons ATGGCCTccttcaaaccctccatcccCCTCAACACCGACTCCTCCCCTTCCCGCCGACCCTCCGGCGAGGTCCACGTCATCATGGGTCCCATGTTCGCCGGCAAGACCACCGCTCTCCTCCGCCGCATCAAGTCCGAGGGCGCCAGCGGCAG AAATGTGGCGATGATAAAGTCGAGCAAGGATAACAGGTATGCTATTGATTCGGTGGTGACTCATGATGGGGCCAAGTTTCCGTGCTGGGCTCTGCCGGATCTGTCCTCGTTTAGGCACAGATTTGGAGGAGATGCTTATGAAAAG CTTGATGTTGTTGGTATCGATGAGGCTCAGTTTTTTGATGATCTGTATGATTTCTGCTGCACGGCTGCTGATCATGATGGGAAGACTGTGATTGTTGCAGGCCTGGATGGTGATTACTTGAG GAGGAGCTTTGGCTCGGTGCTTGATGTAGTGCCGCTTGCTGATACAGTGACCAAGTTGACAGCTCGATGCGAAATGTGTGGTAAAAGAGCTTTCTTTACCCTAAGGAAGACGGAGGCGACCGAGACTGAACTGATTGGCGGGGCTGATGTGTACATGCCTGTTTGTCGCCAACACTATGTTAATGGGCAAGTTCTTATCAAAGCTGCAAGAAGTGTTGTGGAGTCTCATAAATCTAAGAGTGGCACTATCTCAGAAATAGCCCAAGTTATTTAG